One Triticum dicoccoides isolate Atlit2015 ecotype Zavitan chromosome 3B, WEW_v2.0, whole genome shotgun sequence genomic window, ATAATAGGCGCAGAGTATGAAAGCTCTCTAAATTCTATCTGAGTAAAGTCATGGATCTATACCATCAATTTTGCCAGGCTGGATACAATGAAGGAGTAGCTTTTACAGTGTCGGGCAGTGGGTAGTCGAATTCCctcagtcccataatataagagcgtttttgacactgcactaggatgggacggagggagtaataaataaaAATGTGCTCCATGTGTTGGTGCATAATTGTGCACCCAACGTCCGGATCATGTCAAGTGGTTAATAAGGGTCTAACatggtatgttgtcatcaattacagaGAAGGGAGAAATACAATAACTAAAACGTCTGATCGAGTGAGTACCATATAATTGATTATATTTGCTAGATATTTCCATAACTAGGATGCAATCATATCTTTTTATGTTTGCACCAAATTAAGTGGATAAAGTGCAGCAGACATTTAGCAGCCAGTTATTGTGATCACAGACAGACACACACGTAGCACACCACGTAAACCTATGCTATTGAAGTGTGGTTCCAACACCTCTCCTCTTGAGAAGTAAATATGAAAGCACAAACCCATGCGAAGCGCGGGTCTTTAGGTGAAAATAAAGGTGTTTCTACCCTTAATGAGTACAAGCATCCCCTCTGATTCTCCACTCTACTTCAGGTGAAAAATATACATCCACAAAAATTGGTGGTAAATGCATTGGAAAAAGGACAACTGTTGTATAATCGACAAGCTTTCTTAGAGAAATGCAGAGCTACTCTGTCTCTCTCGAGCAAATATTGTATGCTTAAGAAACAAATGAAACAATTTGTAATCATTTCAACAGCCACAAACTAGGTTGATTAGAACTACAAACAATCAATTTCACTTTGTTTTCATCAAGTTTTCGTACATCTGATTAGAACTACGAACAATGAAATCAAAAACTATTTCAGATCTTTGTTTTGTGTAGTAGAGATTTCAATCGTTAACAGTTTTCAAAGGATAAGGTGAGTAGATCAAACTGCATCGGATTACAGATTAAAATCTTCCAATTACTTGTGTTAAAATTACAATTATTTGTTAGGAGAACATAATTAGCAAAAGAAAACATATATTGACAAAATTAGCATGAGTGAAGATAGATTGATAAAATCCTTGAGAATGCAATTTTATGATACAGAAAGTTTAATCAGGTAAGAACAGTACTACCTAGCATGTGGTGCACAAGATAGAATCGATTGAGCATGTGATTTTAAGATACAAAAACTACACACCCAAGGATCAAATAATACCATTTTCCACGCAACATATCATGTTTAAGAAACAGCTTTTATTATTTCATATTTACCTCCAGCACAagagaaaaagagaggaaaaattAGTACCTTTCGGCCTACTCAGAAATGGTAGGTGTATTTGGAACTGGGACCATCTGGTGCACAAGATGCTGCATTCCTGGCTTCAATTCCTTGTTGCAGAAATCATCATACTCTTCCTTATCCCCCGCCTTCTTTTTTACCTCCACTACTACAAGGGAGGGCGTGAGTTCAAATATCTCCGCGCAGATTGTTAGTGGCCCCTTAACCCCTTCCCTTGTGCCCTCTAGGCTCACCCGCCAATCCTTCTTCCGCACCGCGAAGCTCTTCACATTTGCGATCTCCTCCAATTTCGTTATAATGTCCGACATAGGTTCACCCGAGATGAATCTCACCTCGTCCCCTTTTTCCTCAAACAGACCCGACAAGTTGAATCCCCTTGAGAATGATATGATATCAAACGCGTTAAGGCTTGCGGGGCGTGGGAGTGGCCCGCGGAGCCTGTGGCGCTCTTCAAATGACGATGTGGCAGGGCAGGACACGACTGATGCGTCGGACTCTGACCCTGAGTCATCTCCATCAACTTcttgcggagatggagatggaggtgGAGGCGGCAATGGTTGAGGAAGAGGGTCCGGGAGGCCCAGGTCGAGCATATCATTCTCGGCATCTATCACGTTGTACAGCTGGTCATCTTCAATATAGAACTTGACTGGCCGGAAACCTTTCTTGAACCACCGGCTCTCCATGACCTCCGGCAAGGTGATCCTGGTGCTTGGGTTTGTGTCAAGAAAACGCATGATCAAGCTAGTAAGGTCCTTGGAGAACCACCTTGGACATCGGAACTCTCCCTTGTAAACCTTACGGTACATGGCCATCAGGTTCTGGTCATGGAAAGGGAGGTATCCGGCCATGAGAACAAAGAGGATGACACCGCAGGACCATATGTCGGCCTTGGCGCCTTCGTATCCACGGCGGGCGAGGACTTCGGGGGCGACATAGGCCGGCGTGCCGCAGAAGGTGTGGAGGAGACCCTCTGGCTGGAacggctcggcgacggcggagaggccgAAGTCGGACACCTTAAGGTTGCCCGCCTCGTCGACGAGGAGGTTCTCCGGCTTGAGGTCCCGGTGGAAGACCCCGCGGGTGTGGCAGAATCCGACGGCGGAGATGAGGTGCTGGAAGTAGCGGCGCGCAATGTCCTCCTTGAGGCGGCCCTTGGAGACGCGGGAGAAGAGCTCGCCGCCGCGGACGAGCTCCATGACGAAGTAGATCTTGGTCTTGGTGGCCATGACCTCGAAGAGGTGCACGATGTTGGGGTGGCGCACGCGGCGGAGCACGGCGATCTCGCGCTTGATGTGCGAGACGAGGCCGCTCCGCACGGCCTTCTCCCGGTCGAGCACCTTGATAGCCACGCTCTCCCCGGTCTGCACGTGCCGCGCGTGGTACACCTTGGCGAAGGTGCCTTTGCCCAGGACGCGGCCCAGCTCGTAGCGCCCCATGAGCAGCCCGCGGGAGCCTGTGCCGCCTtgcttggccgccgccgccgccgaggaggaggaggaaggggacggCAGCCGCGCGGCCTGCGGCGGCCGGTCAGGCGGCGGCGGCTTGATGGCCGACATCGACGGGTGGTGGCGGTGGGCGGGGAGGCGAGGCGAAGGGGATTAGGTGGAGGAGCAGCCGGCCTCGAAGGAGGTGAGCTTAACGGCTCTGCGAAAACTAtttctcgcctcgcctcgcctcgcttgTTTCCTTTGCTCCGCGCCTTCTCTATGGCTCTGCTCCGTGGAGCATGGTTGGGCTGGGGCTCTTGGCTTGGGAGGGCAGATATTTTTCCCCGTCTCCTTGCATTTTGTATTTTTATGGGTTTGTTTCACCCAATTGCTGGAGTCTCTACGTGCACAGCTTTTTCCCCGTCCCCGTTCCCTATTTCGAGGATTTTTTTTTCTGCGTAAAGCTTTTTTTTCTGGCTGTTGCCAAGCAAAGCAAACGGTGGATTGGGAGGCGGTATACCAGCTGTAAATAAGTTTGCCACACAGAAAAGGAACAAAAGTGCAGGGTAGTTTTATTCCGGCAAACTCTCTGAGTAGTGCATAATAAGCAGCACTTTTATTATTTCACTGGAGTCATTCACAATTTACATGTGGGGATGAAATTAAAAACATGCTCTCCAAGGCTCAAGCAGTGTTACAATTTGTTCGGTGGCTTCTATCTGCAAATATAGGAGTTGGATTTCTTTTACCTTTTGGTTTGTTTGTGCTTTTGCCCCGGCAGACCTTATATTAACTTAGCATTTGCACTGCTTGTATAGACGTGGTAGTTGCTTTATGTATAAAGCCAGGCGAAAATCTATTTCAACATAAGCTATATCTCTGAACATTGAAGTGCTTGCGGTGTTAACAACAAGTCTTTGAGTTGTTGCAATTCTGATTGAGTTCTATCTAGAAGGTGTTCAAAATGTTTGATCTCGCAATTCTCAAAAGGTTATAGATGTTAATCATTTTGCTGACGTGTACTTCTTGTTCTCTATATGGTTTCATTCGTGGATACAATTTGTATCATTAGCTACTCTCCTTCCAAAAAAATATGTCGTATTAGTTTGTCTTGTCAGAAGAATTCATAAAAGCAAGCGTGCATCCACTTCATAGAGAAAGCAAGCACCCAAAGATCTAAACGTACAATACATATAGTAGGTTTGACACAAACAAAGTCCGTTGGAGTCATAGCGTAAACAGACCCAAGGACGCAAAATAAAACAGACAAAAGTCGTTAAATCACCGACGATAGACGACAAGCCACTCTCTGAAGCCTGCCGACAAATGAGTTGATGGAGTTCCGGTCCTTGGGTTCAGCTAGCAACGGCAATTGTCGCATGAAAACACTGAGTTTAAAGATCACATCAGTAGCATTGGCATAGACTTTCACGAGCAAACACAAGTTTGTTATGAGTCCATGATGTCCAGGTGAATGAAACAAAACTAAACTAGTGGAGGCCTCTTCTCCTTCCAGTGAGTGTAGGAACCCTCTAAAGCATGGATGGTGTATTTTCTTCTGCACAACATTATAATTTTTGACTATACTTTGTATGAGCGTGCACTGCAATTACTATCTTAACAATATTTGTTTCAAAAGAAGTTTACTGGTCATGATGGTTCCTTATGCTTTCGAAACACCATCACATGAATATGGCATCTCCCATCAAACATGGAGTTTCTGCTCCCACGTGCGCATGCACCCAGATGAAcaataaaattttaaaaaattaATACAAAAATGAAAATTATGTTTTTTTCTAATAGACATGTTTGAATGTTGTACTCTGAGGCAAAAATTAGTGAAGAAGTAACATTTGATGTGCTCATGAAAAAAAATGATACTCTGAAAAGGCTCATTTTCAAAGCATTTTGGGTTGCATGTTGTATTTTTCATCTCAAATAGGAGCTGTAATTCTTTTACTTTTAGTGTATGTTTGTGCTTTTGCGATAACACCTCATATTTACTTTCCTGCACTTGCACTGCTTGTATAGACACGGCGGTTGTTTTATTTATAAAGTGAGACGAAGGCCTCTTTCAATAGGAGTTGTATTTCTAAACATTAAAGTGTTCACTTGTTGGCAAGTATGATTGGGTTTTATCTAGTGTTTTAAATATTCAACCTGGCCCTGGCAACTCTCAAGCAGTTATACGTGCTAATCAAGTGGCCGACGTGTATTTCTCATTCTCCATATCGTTTCGCCGTGGCTATAATTTGTACCACTACCTATTCTCCTTCCAAAAAAATATGTCATATTAGTTTGTCTTAAGTCAAAAAATATATCATAGAAGCATGTGTGACTCTGTTTTATAGATAAGGCAAGCACCCACAAGATCTAAATGTAGAACATAGATATTAGGTTCAACACAAACAAAGTCCATTGAAGTCATAGCGTAAACAGACCCGAGGGCGCAAATAAATAGACAAGTCGCTAAATAGCCGACGCGAGACGATGAGCAACTCCCCGAAGCCTACCGACAAATGAGTTGGTGGAGTTCCGATCGTTGCAATGAGTTTAAAAATCGCGCCAGTAGCATTGTCGATTTGTCGTAGATGTTCACGGGCAATCACAAATTGATTTGTCGTAGATGTTCACAGGCAATCACAAGTTTGTTATGATTCCACGATGTCCAAGTGAACGGAACAAAACTAAACCATAGGAgccgtctgaaggaaatatgccctagagacaataataaagttattatttatttccttatttcatgataaatgtttattattcatgctagaattgtattaaccggaaacttaatacatgtgtgaatacatagacaagacatagtgtccctagtatgactctacttgactagctcgttaatcaaagatggttaagtttcctaaccatagacatgtgttgtcatttgatgaacgggatcacatcattaggagaatgatgtgatgaacatgacccatccgttagcttagcattatgatcgttacagtttcattgctactgctttcttcatgacttatacatgttcctcagactatgagattatgcaactcccaaataccagaggaacaccttgtgtgctatcaaacgtcacaacgtaaatgggtgattataaagatgctctacgggtgtctccaaaggtgtttgttgggttggcatagatcgagattatgatttgtcactccgagtcggagaggtatctctgggccctctcggtaatgcacatcataataagccttgcaagcaatatgactaatgagttagttacggaatgatgtattactgaacgagtaaagagacttgccggtaacgagattgaactaggtatgaagatatctcgatcgaatcttgggtaagtaacataccgatgacaaagggaataatgtatgttgtcataacagtttgaccgataaagatcttcgtagaatatgtaggagccaatatgggcatccaggtttcactattggttattggccagagaggtgtctcggtcatgtctacatagttctcgaacccgtagggtccgcacgtttaacgtttgttgacgatatagtattatatgagttatgtatgttggtgacagaatgttgttcggagtcccggatgtgatcacggacatgacgaggtactccggaatggtccgaagataaagattgatatatgggataatagtgtttggtctctagaagggtttcggaattcaccagaaggggttaCTGATGTTTCcccaaatgtttgggtacgagaacactttatttgggccaaaagggaaagcccacaaggtttttggaaagcgcaaaaggaagttttgcggagtccaggggccagacaccgagaaccctggcgtctggccctggagtccgagaaggactcttgctttTCGGGTGAAACCAATTTTGTGgaagcttttactccaagtttcgaccccaaggctccacatataaatagaggggcagggctagcacccaagacacatcaagaaacaccaagctgtgtgccggcaaccccgtcccctctagtttatgctccgtcatagttttcatagtgcttaggcgaagccctgcggagattgctcttcatcaacaccgtcaccacgccgtcgtggtgtcggaactcatctactacttcgctcgtcttgctagatcaagaaggcgaggacgtcatcgagctgagcgtgtgctgaacgcggaggtgtagtacgttcagtacttgatcgggacggaccgtgaaggtgtacgactacatcaaccgcgttgataaatgcttccgctttgctatcttcaagggtatgaagatacactccccctctcgttgttatgcatctcctagatagatcttgtgtgatcataggattcttttttgaaattgcatgctacgttccccaacagtggcatccaagccaggtccatgcgtagatgttatatgcacgagtagaacacaaagagttatgggcgataatagtcatactgcttaccaccaacgtcttactttgattcggcggtattgttggatgaagaccGCTTGgatcgacattacatgaccgtgttcatgagaccggttctaccgacgtgctttgcacatagatggctggtgggtgtctgtttctccaactttagttgaatcgagtttgactatggcctgtccttgttgaaggttaaaacatcacacttgacaaaaaatcgttgtggtttttgatgcgtatgtaagaacggttcttgctagaagcccgtagcagccacgtaaaaattgcaacaacaaagtagaggacgtctaacttgtttttgcagggcttgctgtgatgtgatatggtcaaggcatgatgtgatacaaattgttgtatgagatgatcatgttttgtgacagagttatcggcaactggcaggagccatatggttgttgctttattgtatgcaatgcaatcgccatgtaattgttttactttatcactaagctgtagcgatagtcgtagtaacaatagttggcaagacgacaacgatgctacgatggagatcaaggtgtcgcgccggtgacgatggagatcatgacgatgcttcggtgatggaaatcatgagcacaagatgatgatggacatatcatgtcatatattttgattgcatatgatgtttatcttttatgcatcttattttgcttagtacggcggtagcattataagatgatcccttactaaatttcaagctataagtgttctccctgagtatgcaccgttgctatagttcgtcgtgccgagacaccacgtgatgattgggtgtgataagctctacgttcacatataactggtgcaagccagttttgcacacgcagaatactcgggttaaacttgacaagcctagcatatgcagatatcatcaacatagtgatattcaccattgaaaactactccatctcacgtgatgattggacatggtttagttgatttggatcatgtgatcatttagatgactagagggatgtctatctaagttggagttcttaagtaatatgattaactgaactttaatttatcatgaacttagtcatgatagttattttgcatgtctatgttattgtagatcaatggaatgtgctaccgttcctttgaattttaatgcgttcctagagaaagctaggttgaaagatgatggtagcaattacacggactgggtccctaacttgaggattatcctcattgcagcacagaagaattacgtcctataaGCACTGTTTGGTGTACCAtccgcgccagcaactgcagacattatgaatgcctggcagacgcgtgttgatgactactcgatagttcagtgtgccatgctttacggcttagaatcgggacttcaaagaccttttgaacgtcatggagcatatgagatgttccaagagttgaatttaatatttcaagcaaatgcctgagttaagagatatgaagtctccaacaagttctacagctgcaaaatggaggagaatagttctgtcagcgaacacatagttagaatgtctgggtaccataaccacttgactcagttgggagttaatcttcctgatgatagtgtcattgacagagttcttcaatcactgccaccaagctataaaggctttgtgatgaactataatatgcaagggatgaacaagacaattcccgagctcttcgcaatgctaaaagctgcggaggtatagATCAAgagggagcatcaagtgttgatggtcaataagaccactagtttcaagaaaaagggcaaagggaagaaggggaacttcaagaagaacggcaagaaagttgctgctcaggagaagaaacccaagtctggacctaagcctaaaactgagtgcttctactgtaaagggactggtcactggaagcggaactgccccaagtatttggcggataagaaggatggcaaagtgaaaggtatatttgatatacatgttattgatgtgtaccttactaatgctcgtagtagcgcttggatatttgatactggttctgttgctcatatttgcaactcgaaacaggggctatggattaaacataggttggctaaggacgaggtgacgatgcgcgtgggaaatggttccaaggtcgatgtgatcgccgtcggcgcgctacctctacatctacctttgggattagttttagaccaaaataattgttatttggtgccaacgttgagcatgaacattatatttggatcttgtttgatgcgagacggttattcatttaaatcagagaataatggttgttctatttatatgagtaatatcttttatgatcatgcacccttgctgagtggtctatttttgttgaatctcgatcgtgatgatacacatgttcataatattgaagccaaaagatgcaaagttgataatgatagtgcaacttatttgtggtactgccgtttaggtcacatcggtgtaaagcgcatgaagaaactccatgttgatgggcttttggaatcacttgattatgaatcacttggtgcttgcgaaccgtgcctcatgggcaatatgactaaagctccgttctccagaacaatggaacgagctactgacttgttggaaataatacataccgatgtatgcggttcaatgagtgttgaggctcgtggtatcattatttttttacgtccacaaatgatttgagcagatatggttatatctacttaatgaagcataagactgaagcatttgaaaagttcaaagaatttcagagtgaagtagaaaatcatcgtaacaagaaaatacagtttctacgatttgattgtgggggcgaatatttgagttacgagtttggtcttcatttaaaacaatgtggaatagtttcacaacttacccacctagaacaccacagtgaaatggtgtgtccgaacgtcgtaacaatactttattggatatggtgcaatctatgatgcctcttactgatttaccgctatcgttttggggttatgctttagagacggctgcattcactttgaatagggcaccatcaaaattcgttgagacgacgccttatgaattatggtttggcaagaaaccaaagttgtcgtttcttaaagtttggggctgcgatgcttatgtgaaaaagctttaacctgataagctcaaacccaaatcggagaagtgtgtcttcataggatacccaaaggaaactgttgggtacaccttctatcacagatccgaaggcaaaatctttgttgctaagaatggatcctttctagagaaggagtttctctcaaaagaagtgagtgggaggaaagtagaatttgatgaggtaattgtaccttctcccttattggaaagtagttcatcacagaaatcagttccagtgattcctacaccaattagtgagaacgctaatgatgatgatcatgatgttggaaatatgacctagaggcagtaataaaagtattattatatttcaatgttcatgataattgtcttttattcatgctataactatattatccggaaatcgtaatacacgtgtgaatacatagaccacaatatgtccctagtaagcctctagttgactagctcgttgtgatcaacagatagtcatggtttcctggctatggacattggatgtcgttgataacgggatcacatcattaggagaatgatgtgatggacaagacccaatcctaagcatagcacaaagatcgtgtagttcgtttgctagagctttgccaatgtcaagtatctcttcctttgaccatgagagcatgtaactcctggataccgtaggagtgctttgggtgtatcaaacgtcacaacgtaactgggtgactataaaggtgcactacaggtatctccgaaagtatctattgttttatgcggatcgagactgggatttgtcactccgtatgacggagaggtatctctgggcccactcggtaatgcatcatcataatgagctcaaggtgaccaaggtgttggccacgggatcatgcattacggtacgagtaaagtgacttgccggtaacgagactgaacaaggtattgggataccgacgatcgagtctcgggcaagtaacgtaccgattgacaaagggaattgtatacggggtttgatcgaatcctcgacatcgtggttcatccgatgacttcatcgaggagcatgtgggagccaacatgtgtatccagaccccgctgttggttattgcccgagagtggtctcggtcatgtctgcatgtctcccgaacccgtagggtctacacacttaaggttcggtgacgctagggttgttaggaagactagtatgtgactaccgaatgttgttcggagtcccggatgatatcccggacgtcacgaggagttccggaatagtccggaggtgaagttttatataagggaagttgttaaacgggcaccggaaagtttcggggtcataccggtattgtaccgggaccaccggaaaggttccgggggtccactgggagggaccacccctcccggggggccacttgggctgcgtagggatagcagccagcccctagtgggcttggcgcgcccccccttaggcccatgcgcctag contains:
- the LOC119277049 gene encoding CBL-interacting protein kinase 19-like — its product is MSAIKPPPPDRPPQAARLPSPSSSSSAAAAAKQGGTGSRGLLMGRYELGRVLGKGTFAKVYHARHVQTGESVAIKVLDREKAVRSGLVSHIKREIAVLRRVRHPNIVHLFEVMATKTKIYFVMELVRGGELFSRVSKGRLKEDIARRYFQHLISAVGFCHTRGVFHRDLKPENLLVDEAGNLKVSDFGLSAVAEPFQPEGLLHTFCGTPAYVAPEVLARRGYEGAKADIWSCGVILFVLMAGYLPFHDQNLMAMYRKVYKGEFRCPRWFSKDLTSLIMRFLDTNPSTRITLPEVMESRWFKKGFRPVKFYIEDDQLYNVIDAENDMLDLGLPDPLPQPLPPPPPSPSPQEVDGDDSGSESDASVVSCPATSSFEERHRLRGPLPRPASLNAFDIISFSRGFNLSGLFEEKGDEVRFISGEPMSDIITKLEEIANVKSFAVRKKDWRVSLEGTREGVKGPLTICAEIFELTPSLVVVEVKKKAGDKEEYDDFCNKELKPGMQHLVHQMVPVPNTPTISE